The window TAGCGCTCACGGCCAGCTCGTCGGCCGATGCGATTACCTCGCGGGCGGCTTCGGAGAGATGAGATCACCCTCATTGACCACAGAGCCTTTCAGCGGATTTTCATGCCCCTGCGCCTTTTCAACGGGCTGCAGGATCGCAACGATTTCAT of the Natronogracilivirga saccharolytica genome contains:
- a CDS encoding type II toxin-antitoxin system Phd/YefM family antitoxin; the protein is MKNHTISVTEFKAKCLDIERRVHDEEVSYTITKRDEIVAILQPVEKAQGHENPLKGSVVNEGDLISPKPPAR